A stretch of Mus musculus strain C57BL/6J chromosome 19, GRCm38.p6 C57BL/6J DNA encodes these proteins:
- the Ms4a10 gene encoding membrane-spanning 4-domains subfamily A member 10 isoform 2 (isoform 2 is encoded by transcript variant 2) — MAGQAPTAVPGSVTGEVSRWQNLGPAQPAQKVAQPQNLVPDGHLEKALEGSDLLQKLGGFHIAIAFAHLAFGGYLISTVKNLHLVVLKCWYPLWGTVSFLVAGMAAMTTVTFPKTSLKVLCVIANVISLFCALAGFFVIAKDLFLEGPFPWPIWRPYPEPTTYIQRLELTLFCFTFLEIFLSGSTAITAYRMKRLQAEDKDDTPFVPDTPMELKGLSLGPPPSYKDVAQDKD; from the exons ATGGCTGGCCAAGCTCCCACAGCGGTTCCCGGCAGTGTTACTGGAGAAGTCTCACGATGGCAGAACCTAGGACCTGCCCAGCCTGCACAGAAAGTAGCCCAGCCCCAAAACCTGGTTCCAGATGGGCACCTTGAGAAAGCCCTGGAGGGAAGTGACCTTCTACAGAAGTTGGGT GGCTTTCACATCGCCATTGCTTTTGCACACTTGGCCTTTGGTGGCTACTTGATCTCCACAGTCAAGAATCTGCACCTGGTGGTGTTGAAGTGCTGGTATCCACTCTGGGGAACTGTCTCT TTTCTCGTTGCAGGGATGGCGGCCATGACAACAGTGACATTCCCTAAGACCTCTCTG AAGGTTCTCTGTGTGATAGCCAACGTTATCAGCTTGTTCTGCGCACTGGCCGGCTTCTTTGTCATTGCCAAGGACCTCTTCCTGGAGGGTCCTTTTCCATGGCCAATCTGGAGACCATACCCTGAACCCACA ACCTACATCCAAAGGCTAGAGCTGACCCTGTTCTGCTTCACCTTCCTGGAGATCTTCCTGTCGGGGTCCACAGCCATCACAGCCTATAGGATGAAACGCCTGCAAGCAGAG GACAAGGATGACACCCCTTTCGTTCCTGACACACCTATGGAACTTAAAGGTCTATCGCTGGGGCCACCACCATCCTATAAAGATGTGGCCCAAG ATAAAGACTGA
- the Ms4a10 gene encoding membrane-spanning 4-domains subfamily A member 10 isoform X3: MAAMTTVTFPKTSLKVLCVIANVISLFCALAGFFVIAKDLFLEGPFPWPIWRPYPEPTTYIQRLELTLFCFTFLEIFLSGSTAITAYRMKRLQAEDKDDTPFVPDTPMELKGLSLGPPPSYKDVAQGHSSSDTGRALATSSGLLLASDSFHQALLHTGPRTLRK; this comes from the exons ATGGCGGCCATGACAACAGTGACATTCCCTAAGACCTCTCTG AAGGTTCTCTGTGTGATAGCCAACGTTATCAGCTTGTTCTGCGCACTGGCCGGCTTCTTTGTCATTGCCAAGGACCTCTTCCTGGAGGGTCCTTTTCCATGGCCAATCTGGAGACCATACCCTGAACCCACA ACCTACATCCAAAGGCTAGAGCTGACCCTGTTCTGCTTCACCTTCCTGGAGATCTTCCTGTCGGGGTCCACAGCCATCACAGCCTATAGGATGAAACGCCTGCAAGCAGAG GACAAGGATGACACCCCTTTCGTTCCTGACACACCTATGGAACTTAAAGGTCTATCGCTGGGGCCACCACCATCCTATAAAGATGTGGCCCAAG GACACTCCTCCTCTGATACTGGCAGAGCCTTGGCCACCAGCTCTGGACTGCTGCTGGCCTCTGACTCCTTCCATCAAGCTCTGCTTCACACGGGCCCAAGGACCTTGAGAAAGTAG
- the Ms4a10 gene encoding membrane-spanning 4-domains subfamily A member 10 isoform 1 (isoform 1 is encoded by transcript variant 1), protein MAGQAPTAVPGSVTGEVSRWQNLGPAQPAQKVAQPQNLVPDGHLEKALEGSDLLQKLGGFHIAIAFAHLAFGGYLISTVKNLHLVVLKCWYPLWGTVSFLVAGMAAMTTVTFPKTSLKVLCVIANVISLFCALAGFFVIAKDLFLEGPFPWPIWRPYPEPTTYIQRLELTLFCFTFLEIFLSGSTAITAYRMKRLQAEDKDDTPFVPDTPMELKGLSLGPPPSYKDVAQGHSSSDTGRALATSSGLLLASDSFHQALLHTGPRTLRK, encoded by the exons ATGGCTGGCCAAGCTCCCACAGCGGTTCCCGGCAGTGTTACTGGAGAAGTCTCACGATGGCAGAACCTAGGACCTGCCCAGCCTGCACAGAAAGTAGCCCAGCCCCAAAACCTGGTTCCAGATGGGCACCTTGAGAAAGCCCTGGAGGGAAGTGACCTTCTACAGAAGTTGGGT GGCTTTCACATCGCCATTGCTTTTGCACACTTGGCCTTTGGTGGCTACTTGATCTCCACAGTCAAGAATCTGCACCTGGTGGTGTTGAAGTGCTGGTATCCACTCTGGGGAACTGTCTCT TTTCTCGTTGCAGGGATGGCGGCCATGACAACAGTGACATTCCCTAAGACCTCTCTG AAGGTTCTCTGTGTGATAGCCAACGTTATCAGCTTGTTCTGCGCACTGGCCGGCTTCTTTGTCATTGCCAAGGACCTCTTCCTGGAGGGTCCTTTTCCATGGCCAATCTGGAGACCATACCCTGAACCCACA ACCTACATCCAAAGGCTAGAGCTGACCCTGTTCTGCTTCACCTTCCTGGAGATCTTCCTGTCGGGGTCCACAGCCATCACAGCCTATAGGATGAAACGCCTGCAAGCAGAG GACAAGGATGACACCCCTTTCGTTCCTGACACACCTATGGAACTTAAAGGTCTATCGCTGGGGCCACCACCATCCTATAAAGATGTGGCCCAAG GACACTCCTCCTCTGATACTGGCAGAGCCTTGGCCACCAGCTCTGGACTGCTGCTGGCCTCTGACTCCTTCCATCAAGCTCTGCTTCACACGGGCCCAAGGACCTTGAGAAAGTAG
- the Ms4a10 gene encoding membrane-spanning 4-domains subfamily A member 10 isoform X2: protein MAGQAPTAVPGSVTGEVSRWQNLGPAQPAQKVAQPQNLVPDGHLEKALEGSDLLQKLGFLVAGMAAMTTVTFPKTSLKVLCVIANVISLFCALAGFFVIAKDLFLEGPFPWPIWRPYPEPTTYIQRLELTLFCFTFLEIFLSGSTAITAYRMKRLQAEDKDDTPFVPDTPMELKGLSLGPPPSYKDVAQGHSSSDTGRALATSSGLLLASDSFHQALLHTGPRTLRK, encoded by the exons ATGGCTGGCCAAGCTCCCACAGCGGTTCCCGGCAGTGTTACTGGAGAAGTCTCACGATGGCAGAACCTAGGACCTGCCCAGCCTGCACAGAAAGTAGCCCAGCCCCAAAACCTGGTTCCAGATGGGCACCTTGAGAAAGCCCTGGAGGGAAGTGACCTTCTACAGAAGTTGGGT TTTCTCGTTGCAGGGATGGCGGCCATGACAACAGTGACATTCCCTAAGACCTCTCTG AAGGTTCTCTGTGTGATAGCCAACGTTATCAGCTTGTTCTGCGCACTGGCCGGCTTCTTTGTCATTGCCAAGGACCTCTTCCTGGAGGGTCCTTTTCCATGGCCAATCTGGAGACCATACCCTGAACCCACA ACCTACATCCAAAGGCTAGAGCTGACCCTGTTCTGCTTCACCTTCCTGGAGATCTTCCTGTCGGGGTCCACAGCCATCACAGCCTATAGGATGAAACGCCTGCAAGCAGAG GACAAGGATGACACCCCTTTCGTTCCTGACACACCTATGGAACTTAAAGGTCTATCGCTGGGGCCACCACCATCCTATAAAGATGTGGCCCAAG GACACTCCTCCTCTGATACTGGCAGAGCCTTGGCCACCAGCTCTGGACTGCTGCTGGCCTCTGACTCCTTCCATCAAGCTCTGCTTCACACGGGCCCAAGGACCTTGAGAAAGTAG